From the genome of Streptomyces sp. NBC_00659, one region includes:
- a CDS encoding MAB_1171c family putative transporter, whose protein sequence is MSLVVYLAALLLALSAVLLFRRPRAALRNPLTASTCAAVSIGALCFTCSAPVTLAAVNRLTGVPNFGAPLTYSMISAYSCSLIILLIHWRGGPPELVRRSTRQAVIVFGLLIIAVIVLFTLADPRTERLTDLDTYYANTPYMREMIVLYLVGHGACIAVMSAVCLKWMREVTGPLRTGLRLILVGLLLDLAGFEIAKITAVVARWLGHDLDFLSTNVAPPVVSLGALFCSAGFTIPRLLPPAITHWRSLNDYRRLTPLWTEVQWAATAPKPSPSWWELPYARLQWLEVSIHDALLALAPLFDDRVRRISLATALDEGNTPSQARVIAEAAMLADAARQAAAPADRPFNEPSTYRLHATGAVVTTGLVELAQALGQSPVVAAARRGSVTASHD, encoded by the coding sequence ATGAGCCTTGTCGTGTACCTCGCCGCGTTACTCCTGGCCTTATCGGCCGTCCTGCTGTTCCGCCGGCCGCGTGCCGCGCTGCGCAATCCACTGACTGCCTCGACGTGCGCCGCGGTCTCGATCGGTGCTCTGTGCTTCACGTGCTCCGCACCCGTCACCCTGGCCGCCGTCAACCGGCTGACGGGCGTTCCCAATTTCGGCGCACCGCTGACGTACAGCATGATCTCCGCATACAGCTGCTCCTTGATCATTCTGCTGATCCACTGGAGGGGCGGCCCGCCCGAACTCGTCAGGCGCAGCACCCGCCAGGCCGTCATCGTCTTCGGTCTGCTCATCATCGCCGTCATCGTCCTGTTCACGCTGGCGGACCCGCGTACCGAGCGGCTCACCGACCTCGACACCTACTACGCGAACACGCCGTACATGCGCGAGATGATCGTGCTGTACCTGGTCGGGCACGGTGCCTGCATCGCGGTGATGAGTGCCGTGTGCCTCAAGTGGATGCGTGAGGTGACAGGCCCTCTCCGTACGGGACTTCGCCTCATACTCGTCGGCCTGCTGCTGGACCTCGCGGGCTTCGAGATCGCGAAGATCACCGCTGTCGTGGCCCGCTGGCTCGGCCACGACCTGGACTTTCTCTCCACGAACGTCGCGCCGCCCGTGGTCTCCCTCGGTGCTCTGTTCTGTTCCGCCGGCTTCACGATCCCCCGGCTCCTGCCGCCGGCCATCACCCACTGGCGCAGCCTGAACGACTATCGCCGGCTGACACCGCTGTGGACGGAAGTGCAGTGGGCGGCGACCGCGCCGAAACCGTCGCCCTCCTGGTGGGAGCTTCCCTACGCGCGACTCCAGTGGCTGGAGGTTTCCATCCACGACGCGCTCCTTGCCCTGGCCCCCCTCTTCGACGACCGGGTACGCCGGATCTCGCTGGCGACGGCGCTCGACGAGGGAAACACCCCCAGCCAGGCCCGCGTGATAGCGGAGGCGGCCATGCTCGCCGACGCCGCGCGGCAGGCGGCCGCCCCGGCCGACCGCCCCTTCAACGAACCCAGCACCTACCGCCTGCACGCCACCGGTGCCGTCGTCACAACGGGACTTGTGGAACTCGCCCAGGCACTGGGGCAATCACCCGTCGTCGCCGCAGCCCGTCGGGGATCGGTGACCGCGTCCCATGACTGA
- a CDS encoding FAD-dependent oxidoreductase, protein MSRAVVIGAGLGGVMAAAALSSAVDEVIVLDRDELPDGPEHRKGLPQGRHAHLLMPGGLDAMEELIPKTGIREHLLAAGAREISLSSGMLALSPEGWFHRWRHNSHNMITSSRALLDWAVRTAVVDNTGNVEVRTTHVVDLTGDARRVRGVRVGTAANPEVLDADIVVDASGRGSRILTWLTTLGITGIDEIRVDAGLVNATRIYRTPPGAENFPLTMVQANPYLGEPGRSAVIVPIEGNRWMVSLGGTRGGEPPADPDGFLRYTLDLPHPIVGRLLSGAEPLTDVFVSHSTSNSRRYVEKARDWPDGLVVLGDALATLNPAYGQGMSVAALGAQVLSRQLAQADLSTPGLSRRVQRAAAAVVETAWSIAVSQDSMYPGVRGGERTAVDRIAGRYTRRLTKAATGSYVAASALWDVTGLKAGPARLLRPRTVLAALSGPSLPPLSEPPLTPRERELLDSLDSTSGEGAASPTPA, encoded by the coding sequence ATGAGTAGAGCTGTCGTGATCGGAGCCGGACTGGGCGGTGTCATGGCGGCGGCGGCTCTGTCCTCCGCCGTCGACGAGGTGATCGTGCTCGACCGCGACGAGCTGCCCGACGGGCCGGAACACCGCAAAGGGCTTCCCCAGGGACGTCACGCGCACCTTTTGATGCCCGGCGGCCTGGACGCCATGGAAGAGCTGATACCGAAGACCGGCATCAGAGAACATCTCCTCGCCGCGGGCGCCCGCGAGATATCACTGAGCTCGGGCATGCTGGCCCTGAGCCCGGAGGGCTGGTTCCACCGTTGGCGCCACAACAGCCACAACATGATCACCTCCAGTCGGGCGCTGCTGGACTGGGCCGTACGAACCGCGGTCGTGGACAACACCGGCAACGTCGAGGTCCGCACCACCCATGTGGTCGACCTGACCGGTGACGCCCGGCGCGTCCGCGGCGTCCGCGTCGGCACCGCCGCGAACCCGGAGGTGCTCGACGCCGACATCGTCGTCGACGCGAGCGGACGCGGTTCCCGTATCCTGACCTGGCTGACCACCCTGGGCATCACCGGCATCGACGAGATACGGGTCGACGCCGGCCTCGTCAACGCCACCCGTATCTACCGCACCCCGCCGGGCGCCGAGAATTTCCCCCTGACCATGGTGCAGGCCAACCCCTATCTGGGCGAGCCCGGGCGCAGCGCGGTGATCGTCCCGATCGAGGGCAACCGATGGATGGTGAGCCTCGGAGGCACCAGGGGCGGAGAACCCCCGGCCGATCCCGACGGGTTCCTGCGCTACACCCTCGACCTCCCTCACCCCATCGTGGGCCGGCTCCTGTCCGGAGCGGAACCGCTCACGGACGTCTTCGTCAGTCACAGCACCAGCAACTCCCGTCGCTACGTGGAGAAGGCGCGTGACTGGCCGGACGGCCTCGTCGTCCTCGGCGACGCGCTCGCCACACTCAACCCGGCCTACGGACAGGGCATGTCGGTGGCCGCACTGGGCGCCCAGGTCCTCAGCCGGCAACTGGCACAGGCCGACCTGAGCACCCCCGGTCTCAGCCGCAGGGTCCAGCGCGCCGCGGCCGCCGTCGTCGAAACGGCGTGGAGCATCGCGGTCAGCCAGGACTCGATGTATCCCGGGGTCCGCGGCGGTGAGCGGACGGCTGTCGACCGCATCGCCGGCCGGTACACGCGCCGCCTCACCAAGGCGGCCACCGGTTCCTACGTCGCCGCGTCCGCCCTGTGGGACGTCACCGGTCTCAAGGCCGGACCCGCCCGCCTGCTGCGTCCGCGAACCGTTCTGGCGGCACTCAGCGGTCCTTCGCTGCCGCCGCTGTCCGAGCCGCCTCTCACCCCACGTGAGCGTGAGCTCCTCGACTCCCTCGACTCCACGTCCGGGGAAGGAGCCGCGTCCCCCACACCGGCGTGA
- a CDS encoding GNAT family N-acetyltransferase produces the protein MADWDLRPASLRDIEAVVELRAVVMRADLERLGRYDPHRVRQRLRDGFDPAHTWVIEVAGAFAGAVALRPAEDCRWFEHFYLAPRLQGCGIGSGVLSELLERCDRLGVPVRLNVLQGSPARRLYERYGFTVEAEDPVDVFMVRRPLPVSEPG, from the coding sequence ATGGCTGACTGGGATCTACGTCCGGCCTCGCTTCGAGACATCGAGGCGGTGGTCGAATTGCGGGCCGTGGTGATGCGGGCGGATCTGGAGCGGCTCGGACGCTACGACCCGCACCGCGTGCGCCAGCGACTGCGGGACGGATTCGACCCTGCCCACACCTGGGTGATCGAGGTCGCCGGCGCGTTCGCCGGGGCCGTGGCCCTGCGGCCGGCGGAGGACTGCCGGTGGTTCGAGCACTTCTACCTGGCGCCTCGTCTCCAGGGCTGCGGCATCGGCTCGGGCGTACTGAGCGAGCTGCTGGAGCGGTGTGACCGCCTCGGTGTCCCGGTCCGGCTGAACGTGCTGCAGGGCAGCCCGGCCCGGCGGCTGTACGAGCGCTACGGGTTCACTGTCGAGGCGGAGGATCCGGTGGACGTGTTCATGGTGCGCCGGCCCCTGCCGGTGAGCGAGCCCGGCTGA
- a CDS encoding pyridoxamine 5'-phosphate oxidase family protein translates to MSQEDTFHELGRQECLRLLAKVPVGRVVYTRQALPAVLPVNFRLDTDDSVLLRTSSDSELVRAIDGVVVAFEADEFDAETRSGWSVVVTGRATVVTDPAEHERLSEVGPTSWMPLRNTVFVRIESEMVNGRELRGHA, encoded by the coding sequence ATGTCGCAGGAAGACACGTTTCACGAACTCGGCCGGCAGGAGTGCCTTCGCCTCCTGGCGAAGGTCCCGGTCGGCCGCGTGGTGTACACCCGGCAGGCGCTGCCCGCGGTCCTGCCGGTCAACTTCCGTCTGGACACGGACGACTCCGTTCTGCTGCGTACCTCGTCGGACTCGGAACTCGTCCGCGCGATCGACGGCGTCGTGGTCGCCTTCGAGGCGGACGAGTTCGACGCGGAGACCCGGTCCGGCTGGAGCGTGGTCGTCACCGGACGGGCCACCGTCGTGACCGACCCCGCCGAGCACGAACGGCTGTCCGAGGTCGGCCCGACCTCCTGGATGCCGTTGCGGAACACGGTGTTCGTGAGGATCGAATCGGAGATGGTCAACGGACGTGAGCTCAGGGGACACGCGTGA